The stretch of DNA CTTATGTGCTGGAAACCGGCGCCCCAAATGTGTTTGCGCGCAAATCCTCCGTCAACTTTGGCGCCGAATATCAGGCCAGACCAGGCCTGCGGCTGGGGGCCTATTATCTTTATGGCTCGGAACTGGGCGTCACCGCGCAGATCCAGCTCAATCCCAAACACCCCACCCAGCCCATGCGGGTTCACGCACCGGTGCCGGTGGTGCCGCGCAGCAGCTGGGCCACCGACGAGGCCCATTGGAGTCGCGACTGGGCCACAAGCACCCGCGCCAAGACTACCCTGCGCGATGCGCTGGCCGAGGCCTTGCAGCAGGACGGGCTGATCCTGGAGGCGCTGAGCCTGCCTGCAGATGGCACCGAGGCTGAACTGCGCTATCGCAATCCGCGCTACCGCGCCCAGACCCTGGCCATTGGCCGCAGTGCACGCGCCATGGCGCGGCTGCTGCCGCCCTCCGTGGAAACGCTGAAAATCGTGCCGATGCGCGGCGGGCTGGCGCTGTCGCAGGTGGTGATCCGGCGCAGCGATCTGGAGGCGCTGGAACATAACCCCGACGCCACCGAGGCGCTCTGGGCGGTGACCGGTCTGCAGGCCGCCGAACCGCTGGCTGAAGAGGCGCTGGTCTCAGGCGATCTCTACCCGGCGTTTTCCACCTCCCTCAGCCCCTATACCGCGCCCTCCTATTTCGATCCCGAGCTGCCGTTCCGGCTGGATGTTGGCGTGGATCTGAAGGCCTCCTACGCACCGGCCCCCGGCTGGCGCATCGCGGGCGCCATCCGTCAGCGGATCTGGGGCAATGTGAAGGACGGGCGCGCCTCCAATTCGGTGCTGCCGCATGTGCGCACCGATGCGACGGAATATGCCCAGTTTGGCACCACCCTGGAAAATCTCTATGTCACGCGGCAATGGCAGATGGGGCGCGATCTTTATGCCCGCAGCACCGTCGGCCTGTTTGAAAGCATGTTTGGCGGGGTCTCGGGCGAGGTGCTGTGGAAACCGGTCTCCAGCCGTCTGGCGCTGGGGGTCGAGGGCAATTACGTGGTGCAGCGCGATTATGATCAGCGGCTGTCGTTTCGCGATTACAAGACCTTCACCGGTCATGCCTCGGCTTATTACCAGATGGACAAGGGCTATCATCTGCAGGTGGATGCCGGGCGCTATCTGGCCGGTGATTATGGCGCCACCTTTGCGCTGGACCGTGAATTTGCCAATGGCTGGCGGGTCGGCGGGTTCTTTACCCTCACCGATGTCTCCTCGGAGGATTTCGGCGAAGGCTCTTTTGACAAGGGCTTCCGCTTCAGCATTCCGCTGGACTGGCTGCTGGGCAAACCCAGCCGCAATACATTCGGCATGACCGTGCGCCCGACCCAGCGCGACGGCGGCCAGCGGGTGCATGTGCCCGACCGGCTTTATGGACAAATCCGCGAAGCCCATCGCATACAGCTGACCCGACAGCGGGCAAGGATCTGGGAATGATGACGCCTGTAATCACACGCCTTGCCGGGCTGCTGCCGATTCTGGGTCTGCTGGCGCTGACCGCCTGTAGCCGCGGGCCGGATCAAGCGCCCCTGCAGGTGGAACTGCTGCGCAGCCTTTCTGATAAAGTCAGCGCCCGGCTGTCTGGGGGCAAGGGAAAACAGGCGGCCCGCCCGCCGCTGACCCGCGCCGGTCTGGATGAAATCAAGGACCCCTATATCGAGGTCACCATCGAGAAAAACGATGTCTTTGCCTATCTGTCGCGCCAGCAGCTGCGCCGCGATGACAGCCCCGGCACCGTGGCGGTCTGGCGCACCGAGGACAATATCAGCTTGACCCTGCGCAACGGGGTTCTGGTGGCGACGCGCAATCTTGGCAATGACATCCTGTCCAGCTCAGCGCTGGTCGAAGGAGACACGGGTGGCCCTCTGCGCAGTGGCGCGCGGCGCTATCATATCCGCGGGCTCGACAATGGCGCCTGGCAGCTGGATCTGCTCTGCAGCCGCCGAGATCTGGGTGTTGATCCCATCGTGATCGTTGAATTGCGCTACCCCACCCGCCACATCGAGGAACGCTGCCATCCCAGCCAGCCGGGACGCAGCGGCGAAATCGTCAATGACTACTGGGTAGATTCGCGCAGTGGCCGGGTCTGGCAATCGCGCCAATGGGCTGGGCCAAATGTGGGCTATCTGCGCATCCGCCAGCTGACCACCGGTGGCTGACCCCAGGTCTGACGCGTTAAAAAACAGGCGGTTTGGGGCCATATCCGCCCAAATGAGCGATATCTCGGCAACGGCAGAAAAAAAATTTCCAGCCGCCGGGATATTGCTGCTAAAAGCTGCGTTGAATTCACGAGGTAACTCACCTACTCTCGGCTCAACGGTCTCCAAAGGAGTTTTGGATTATGAACAAGTTCTTCGCAGCATTCGCTCTGGCCACCCTGGCCGCAACCACCACCGCTTCCGC from Phaeobacter piscinae encodes:
- a CDS encoding YjbH domain-containing protein, with amino-acid sequence MAHMPAAHMPAARILATSVVMASVALSAQAQDALTTPKPEAPRFKPLPAPSLNFYGSPGLVDMPSAEMLPDGQFATTYSWFGGQARYNLTFQATPWLSASFRYNGIQTNGAQIGGFSTYYDRGFDVRLRLLREGRYRPAVTLGLQDFAGTGIYAGEYIVATKNFDTPALSHRGGAGRLKLTAGLGWGRLGSNGSIGSISGTRPGFVAGNTGGKLSYDQWFRGEMAPFAGIEWQPNDRWGFKAEYSSDAYVLETGAPNVFARKSSVNFGAEYQARPGLRLGAYYLYGSELGVTAQIQLNPKHPTQPMRVHAPVPVVPRSSWATDEAHWSRDWATSTRAKTTLRDALAEALQQDGLILEALSLPADGTEAELRYRNPRYRAQTLAIGRSARAMARLLPPSVETLKIVPMRGGLALSQVVIRRSDLEALEHNPDATEALWAVTGLQAAEPLAEEALVSGDLYPAFSTSLSPYTAPSYFDPELPFRLDVGVDLKASYAPAPGWRIAGAIRQRIWGNVKDGRASNSVLPHVRTDATEYAQFGTTLENLYVTRQWQMGRDLYARSTVGLFESMFGGVSGEVLWKPVSSRLALGVEGNYVVQRDYDQRLSFRDYKTFTGHASAYYQMDKGYHLQVDAGRYLAGDYGATFALDREFANGWRVGGFFTLTDVSSEDFGEGSFDKGFRFSIPLDWLLGKPSRNTFGMTVRPTQRDGGQRVHVPDRLYGQIREAHRIQLTRQRARIWE
- a CDS encoding YjbF family lipoprotein, yielding MMTPVITRLAGLLPILGLLALTACSRGPDQAPLQVELLRSLSDKVSARLSGGKGKQAARPPLTRAGLDEIKDPYIEVTIEKNDVFAYLSRQQLRRDDSPGTVAVWRTEDNISLTLRNGVLVATRNLGNDILSSSALVEGDTGGPLRSGARRYHIRGLDNGAWQLDLLCSRRDLGVDPIVIVELRYPTRHIEERCHPSQPGRSGEIVNDYWVDSRSGRVWQSRQWAGPNVGYLRIRQLTTGG